Proteins from a single region of Halogeometricum borinquense DSM 11551:
- a CDS encoding BGTF surface domain-containing protein, whose translation MTSNTKQFRAVFLAALMVMSVFAGTIAFAGSAAAVSGASKVTFSPTDVDEGETGSQHNVNVSISGYTNADGAADTINVTLPAGVTFANSNLVIENASGTQIGTGSVTLTNNDASAEISINPASGDVTDPIYLSGTVTVDAPSNIGSDQQGQVTLSMTQSDGSDLAATDIQQLTVNNLEEDNTAPSFEDADLYDNDTSASEDAELELAFNEPIKDIEKSDFNLYVDEEPIADSKISLDQKGSSGRVVLGLDDVYTGDVEIKLFDSIEDTSGNALDDTGNKTVTVAPVPVKDGSDINAYQGSNIAVITDKTQTEITVEASDDEDFDSFQEGNTGTNSQVYVFSTTDDTETGQYNITLKGEGSAQVNVRNLGLEVNIDDLNVTTEDEIEGVVEAKAGNRPVRLELLDSDGDTVEQRDVELSGQRKYEFSFNASELDLDADNYTVLATDKQSGVESESSSIVVKKAGEGRTSFPGDRLFVDQRGDVANITINVENSDFATLSLGSDDLAFESNVTIEDVNGDGQVSLLFNTYAATGMSGDLGDGGNVYSTPSLEDQDDDEITSATIEQSVKSLLEPGRYPLEVRAGQDETVDSEDAGTLELEERNTTNIQSWVAPTGTNFEDIDELYDAVENNNLTQANKIAKGDIAVHKLEASGLEGLLGAQSDDDVSSEFFSEVNSDGAFELTVEQANPGANRDPYELELGTDNTTVWADSDNNTYFIKYDTDQVTTTERSIDKDHVLEANFTVYEDEGNLTDVDDGETVKDEYEVVEADYMIDDPYNVTNAAGQTIMAETTVAPGTEVSVRARSTGDTQPSFLKPATVYVTENQTFSATLDFSEQAVGDTYEITIDGGAADSVTVDGNVVESPETPTPTDTPDNETDTATDGEDTPTDTPTPTATPTDGGDTPTDGGDTETETGTGTPGFGVVVAVTALLAAALLAVRRD comes from the coding sequence ATGACAAGTAATACGAAGCAGTTCCGCGCAGTATTCCTCGCGGCGCTGATGGTTATGTCGGTCTTCGCCGGCACCATCGCGTTCGCTGGAAGTGCTGCTGCGGTCTCTGGTGCGTCCAAAGTAACCTTCAGTCCGACAGATGTCGATGAGGGTGAAACGGGCAGCCAGCACAACGTGAACGTATCGATTTCTGGATATACTAACGCTGATGGCGCTGCGGATACCATCAACGTCACGCTCCCCGCGGGCGTGACGTTCGCCAACTCCAATCTGGTCATCGAGAACGCCTCGGGCACCCAGATCGGCACTGGCTCCGTCACCTTGACGAACAACGACGCTAGCGCAGAGATCAGCATCAACCCTGCCTCTGGCGACGTTACGGACCCGATCTACCTGAGCGGTACCGTGACGGTTGACGCGCCGAGCAACATCGGATCCGACCAGCAAGGTCAGGTCACGCTCTCGATGACGCAGTCTGACGGATCTGACCTCGCTGCGACTGACATCCAGCAGCTCACCGTCAACAACCTTGAGGAGGACAACACTGCTCCGAGCTTCGAGGACGCAGACCTCTACGACAACGACACGTCCGCGAGCGAGGATGCTGAACTCGAACTGGCCTTCAACGAGCCTATCAAGGACATCGAGAAGAGCGACTTCAACCTCTACGTCGACGAGGAGCCGATTGCAGACAGCAAGATCTCGCTCGATCAAAAGGGAAGCTCCGGTCGCGTCGTGCTCGGTCTCGACGACGTCTACACGGGCGACGTGGAGATCAAGCTCTTCGATAGCATCGAGGACACCTCGGGTAACGCACTCGACGACACGGGTAACAAGACGGTAACCGTCGCTCCCGTGCCGGTGAAGGATGGCAGCGACATCAACGCCTACCAGGGCTCCAACATCGCTGTTATCACCGATAAGACGCAAACCGAGATTACTGTTGAGGCCTCTGACGACGAGGACTTCGACTCCTTCCAGGAAGGTAACACTGGCACGAACAGTCAGGTCTACGTCTTCAGCACGACCGACGACACTGAAACCGGTCAGTACAACATCACTCTCAAGGGCGAGGGCAGCGCGCAGGTCAACGTCCGTAACCTCGGCCTCGAAGTGAACATCGACGACCTCAACGTCACGACTGAAGACGAGATTGAGGGAGTAGTCGAGGCGAAGGCAGGCAACCGTCCGGTCCGACTCGAACTGCTCGACTCCGACGGTGACACCGTCGAACAACGTGACGTCGAACTCTCGGGTCAGCGCAAGTACGAGTTCTCGTTCAACGCATCGGAACTCGACCTCGACGCAGACAACTACACGGTCCTGGCGACGGACAAGCAGTCCGGCGTCGAATCCGAATCCTCCTCGATCGTTGTTAAGAAGGCCGGTGAGGGCCGCACATCGTTCCCCGGAGACCGTCTCTTCGTGGACCAGCGCGGTGACGTTGCGAACATCACGATCAACGTCGAAAACTCCGACTTCGCAACTCTGTCGCTCGGGTCGGACGATCTCGCCTTCGAGAGCAACGTGACGATCGAAGACGTCAACGGTGACGGACAGGTCAGCCTCCTGTTCAACACCTACGCCGCAACCGGAATGTCCGGTGACCTCGGCGATGGCGGTAACGTCTACAGTACCCCGTCGCTCGAAGATCAGGACGACGACGAGATCACCTCTGCAACTATCGAGCAGAGTGTCAAGTCGCTCCTCGAGCCGGGCCGGTACCCGCTCGAAGTCCGCGCGGGTCAGGATGAGACTGTCGACTCCGAAGACGCTGGTACGCTCGAGCTCGAAGAGCGTAACACGACGAACATCCAGAGCTGGGTCGCCCCGACTGGTACGAACTTCGAAGATATCGACGAACTCTACGACGCAGTAGAGAACAACAACCTCACGCAGGCGAACAAGATTGCCAAAGGCGACATAGCGGTCCACAAGCTCGAGGCCTCCGGTCTTGAAGGGCTCCTTGGTGCACAGTCGGACGACGACGTGTCCAGCGAGTTCTTCTCCGAAGTCAATAGTGACGGCGCCTTCGAGCTCACCGTTGAGCAAGCGAACCCCGGTGCGAACCGCGACCCGTACGAACTCGAACTCGGTACGGACAACACGACTGTCTGGGCCGACTCCGACAACAACACGTACTTCATCAAGTACGATACGGACCAGGTCACGACGACCGAGCGTTCGATTGACAAGGATCACGTGCTCGAAGCGAACTTCACGGTCTACGAGGACGAAGGTAACCTCACCGACGTAGACGACGGTGAGACGGTCAAAGACGAGTACGAAGTTGTCGAGGCCGACTACATGATCGACGACCCGTACAACGTGACGAATGCTGCTGGTCAGACGATCATGGCCGAGACGACTGTCGCGCCTGGTACGGAAGTCAGCGTACGAGCCCGCTCGACGGGTGACACGCAGCCGAGCTTCCTGAAGCCCGCGACCGTCTACGTCACCGAGAACCAGACGTTCTCGGCTACGCTCGACTTCAGCGAACAGGCAGTTGGCGACACCTACGAAATCACGATCGACGGCGGCGCAGCTGACTCTGTAACGGTTGATGGTAACGTCGTCGAGAGTCCCGAGACGCCGACGCCGACGGACACGCCGGACAACGAGACGGACACGGCGACTGACGGCGAAGATACGCCGACGGACACGCCGACGCCGACGGCCACGCCGACTGACGGCGGAGACACGCCGACTGACGGCGGAGACACTGAAACTGAAACCGGCACGGGTACGCCCGGCTTCGGTGTCGTCGTTGCTGTCACGGCACTCCTCGCCGCGGCGCTCCTCGCAGTCCGCCGCGACTAA
- a CDS encoding FtsX-like permease family protein, with protein sequence MRFESTLLSSWSRREWLSVAVIAVTTAFLIGSAVLLLTVGSYTSTLEGDLESASTATYYESHDAAVAATDTGDLVFPLIRVDIDGHTRTVVGIPPDAPPRIEEASVAWQPATVPSAPDEGLYGPVPRTTQLPVGTTDTTVSPHPPEQSIFPAEWYVGSADTVTSLGASGALVIEAGGEPAGIAQWQEQGAPLIGALPFLVSGLGQVIRTLTIAAVGGGLLILVVVYNVTRMSIRDRHPEIRVARATGISPIRLFAVLQGRVLGLVGTGVILGFAIGLITTKAVINAATYAGLPVTIRAVVTSDILWAVLQIGGFLLGMGVLAGVLASVPVVRGSPATIGRSTNTTQSIATRVRERLSLVQPTFVDWRAVVPTTTTVAVFVLVILLTTAIGGALAPLATTSSGTVTEAGITHPLNSRISEEYASVLRSQNITASPEVLYAQTRNGEPYLARGANYTAFSAVSNTTVVEGRTPAAYDEAVIGTSLADTLDVSVGETIMVGGSVTPGVRRLTIVGRFSGDGITDDQLLIPLQTGQQLATDSKTVHLIRTNGDTLDFERFAGQSSGIVVTELSGSSSVEVNHTYTLTVRGENLGKKAATRNVTVRADNRTRSRTLSVGPGESGAADVGFTFAEPGTHTITAAEMTKSVEVFSPRTLRLPAKFPRRAPPGSTLIVPATTRNETPVTGATVTLGDRQGTTNEQGTVLMRVPTEPGEYTLTIEKQNYTSERRTLVVEEDAPQRLIGRLQVSPQRGTRLTKPEVTVQLANPWGQFFVRNVSLVTPAETEHRTVEMTGGNITQIRIPASDAGLDDSLTPGTYDLRLVSDEIVLATTTYRVTGDERVTATLASQGEYSQGTAINHAIESVFGNVRVLFLVMIALAGVSTVGGTAATFAHAVHANRRRIGIFRATGASRRQLLGVLAVDAVKLSLPAIAIAFGTAFTVIYVLARSDVLVIFGIKLHAPQSVELLLGTGLGALALAIGSALGVGYAFLSHDPERLLRTER encoded by the coding sequence ATGCGATTCGAATCGACGCTGCTTTCGTCGTGGTCTCGCCGGGAGTGGCTGAGTGTCGCTGTCATCGCCGTCACCACGGCGTTTCTCATCGGCTCCGCCGTCCTCTTGCTGACTGTCGGCTCCTACACATCGACGCTCGAAGGCGACCTCGAAAGCGCTTCGACGGCGACGTATTACGAGTCACACGACGCTGCCGTCGCCGCCACGGATACGGGAGACCTCGTATTTCCGCTCATACGTGTCGATATCGACGGTCACACCCGAACGGTCGTCGGGATTCCGCCGGACGCCCCACCGAGAATCGAGGAGGCGTCGGTCGCATGGCAACCAGCGACCGTCCCCAGCGCTCCGGACGAGGGGCTATACGGTCCAGTCCCCCGAACGACACAACTCCCCGTCGGAACGACCGACACGACGGTGTCACCACACCCGCCCGAACAGTCGATATTCCCGGCGGAGTGGTACGTCGGATCGGCTGATACGGTTACATCACTCGGAGCATCAGGCGCACTCGTCATCGAGGCCGGAGGAGAACCGGCAGGTATCGCACAGTGGCAAGAACAGGGAGCACCACTGATCGGCGCGTTACCGTTCTTAGTCAGCGGTCTCGGGCAGGTGATACGAACGCTCACCATCGCCGCCGTCGGCGGCGGATTACTCATCCTTGTCGTCGTCTACAACGTGACGCGAATGTCGATACGCGACCGCCATCCGGAGATACGGGTGGCGCGGGCGACCGGTATCTCACCGATCCGTCTCTTCGCTGTGCTGCAAGGGCGGGTTCTCGGACTCGTCGGGACAGGGGTGATATTGGGCTTTGCAATCGGTCTCATCACGACAAAAGCCGTCATCAACGCGGCGACGTACGCCGGATTGCCGGTCACGATACGGGCCGTCGTCACGTCGGATATTCTGTGGGCAGTGCTACAGATCGGTGGCTTCCTCCTCGGGATGGGCGTGCTCGCCGGCGTTCTCGCATCAGTTCCCGTCGTTCGAGGGAGTCCTGCGACAATCGGCCGCTCCACGAACACGACACAGTCGATTGCGACACGGGTTCGAGAACGGCTCTCGCTCGTCCAGCCCACGTTCGTCGATTGGCGGGCGGTCGTTCCGACGACGACGACAGTTGCCGTCTTCGTGCTGGTTATCCTCCTCACGACTGCAATCGGCGGCGCACTCGCACCACTGGCAACGACGTCGAGCGGCACTGTCACCGAGGCCGGTATCACGCACCCGCTGAATAGCCGAATCAGCGAGGAGTACGCGTCGGTCCTGCGCTCGCAGAACATCACGGCGAGTCCAGAGGTACTGTACGCGCAGACACGAAACGGCGAACCGTATCTCGCTCGCGGAGCGAACTACACGGCGTTCAGCGCGGTTTCGAATACGACAGTAGTCGAAGGGCGGACCCCAGCGGCCTACGACGAGGCCGTTATCGGGACAAGTCTCGCGGACACGCTCGATGTCAGCGTGGGTGAGACGATAATGGTCGGTGGAAGTGTCACGCCCGGCGTTCGGCGACTCACAATTGTCGGGCGATTCTCGGGCGACGGTATCACCGACGACCAACTACTCATTCCGCTACAGACGGGACAGCAGTTAGCCACCGACAGTAAAACCGTTCACCTCATCCGGACGAACGGTGATACGCTCGACTTCGAGCGATTTGCGGGGCAATCAAGCGGTATCGTCGTGACCGAGCTATCAGGTTCGTCATCGGTAGAAGTTAACCACACGTACACGCTGACGGTTCGAGGAGAGAACCTTGGGAAGAAAGCCGCGACGCGGAACGTAACGGTTCGCGCTGATAACAGGACGCGCAGTCGAACGCTCTCTGTCGGGCCGGGAGAAAGCGGCGCGGCCGATGTCGGGTTCACCTTCGCAGAGCCGGGAACGCACACGATAACAGCGGCAGAAATGACCAAGTCAGTCGAAGTGTTCAGTCCGCGAACGCTCCGACTCCCCGCGAAGTTCCCCAGACGGGCACCACCGGGTTCGACACTCATCGTCCCCGCGACGACGCGGAACGAGACGCCCGTTACGGGGGCGACAGTAACGCTCGGAGATCGGCAGGGTACGACGAACGAGCAGGGCACTGTCCTCATGCGCGTACCCACGGAACCGGGTGAGTACACGCTCACTATCGAGAAACAGAACTACACGAGCGAGCGGCGCACGCTCGTCGTCGAAGAGGATGCACCGCAGCGCCTCATCGGACGACTACAGGTATCACCACAACGCGGAACACGATTGACCAAGCCGGAGGTAACGGTACAGTTGGCGAACCCATGGGGGCAGTTTTTCGTGCGAAACGTTTCGCTCGTTACCCCCGCGGAGACGGAACACCGAACCGTGGAAATGACCGGCGGCAATATCACGCAAATTCGTATTCCGGCCTCGGACGCGGGACTTGATGACTCGCTCACCCCCGGAACGTACGACCTCCGATTAGTCTCGGATGAGATTGTCCTCGCAACGACGACGTACCGCGTCACCGGTGACGAACGGGTCACCGCTACGCTCGCGTCCCAAGGCGAGTACTCACAAGGGACGGCCATCAACCACGCCATCGAGAGCGTCTTCGGGAACGTTCGAGTACTGTTCCTCGTTATGATCGCTCTCGCTGGCGTCAGTACGGTCGGTGGGACAGCGGCAACGTTCGCTCATGCCGTCCACGCAAACCGACGCCGAATCGGTATCTTCCGTGCGACGGGTGCGAGTCGCCGGCAACTACTCGGAGTACTCGCCGTGGATGCAGTCAAACTGTCACTTCCGGCGATAGCTATCGCATTCGGGACGGCGTTCACCGTCATTTACGTTCTCGCTCGAAGCGACGTACTCGTCATCTTCGGCATTAAACTGCACGCGCCCCAGTCCGTAGAACTCCTCCTCGGGACTGGACTCGGCGCGCTTGCACTTGCGATTGGCAGTGCACTCGGCGTCGGATACGCCTTCCTCAGTCACGACCCCGAACGCCTGCTTCGGACCGAACGATAG
- a CDS encoding ABC transporter ATP-binding protein, with the protein MAPVLRGENVTVERGGSVILDGISLDVADDTSLLVRGPSGAGKTTLFNVLGLLSTPTSGSLFVNGEDASSLPERKRAAIRRDTIGFVFQDFQLIPDLSAWDNAALPQDHTGSRDESWLETLFDALDITDLREQYPTTLSGGEKQRVAIARALANKPDVVLADEPTGQLDPNTAERVLDLLFRVKAQTDTALVLISHDRGLAPRFAETVLLQDGRITDADDDELESIDYSPRQ; encoded by the coding sequence ATGGCACCCGTGCTCCGCGGCGAAAACGTCACTGTCGAACGGGGAGGGAGCGTCATTCTCGACGGCATCTCGCTCGATGTCGCCGACGACACGTCGCTCCTTGTCAGAGGCCCGAGCGGCGCTGGCAAAACGACTCTCTTCAACGTTCTCGGACTACTGAGTACACCGACCAGCGGGTCACTCTTCGTCAACGGCGAGGACGCCAGTTCGCTACCGGAGCGAAAGCGCGCCGCGATTCGGCGCGATACGATTGGGTTCGTGTTTCAGGATTTTCAGCTGATTCCGGACCTCTCCGCGTGGGACAACGCCGCGCTCCCGCAGGACCACACCGGGAGCCGCGACGAATCGTGGCTCGAAACGCTATTCGACGCGCTCGACATCACAGACCTCAGAGAGCAGTACCCAACTACGCTGAGCGGCGGGGAGAAACAACGCGTCGCCATCGCCCGCGCGCTGGCGAACAAACCCGACGTTGTGCTGGCGGACGAACCGACAGGACAACTCGACCCGAACACGGCCGAGCGCGTGCTTGATCTCCTCTTCAGAGTCAAAGCGCAGACGGATACCGCTCTCGTACTCATCAGCCACGACCGAGGGTTAGCACCGCGGTTCGCGGAGACAGTACTCCTCCAAGACGGCCGCATCACAGATGCGGACGACGACGAGCTGGAATCGATAGACTACTCTCCGCGGCAATGA
- a CDS encoding metal-dependent hydrolase: MYPIGHLALAYLSYVLYARVTDIQLPHGRPLAILVVASQLPDLVDKPLVYIGVLSSGRSLAHSLVVLVPVLLLVGTILVHLERRPLWPILSVGTLSHVLGDSYRLVLTQQWTELRFLLWPVFPAINYPNDGIPPWVRLLNHGFGLGMRVQFSLAIVAVAVWAWSRHQHPVKR, from the coding sequence GTGTATCCAATCGGGCATCTCGCGCTGGCATATCTCAGCTACGTTCTCTACGCGAGAGTCACGGATATCCAACTGCCGCACGGCCGTCCGCTTGCCATCCTCGTCGTGGCATCGCAACTCCCTGACCTCGTGGACAAACCGCTCGTGTACATCGGCGTGCTGTCGAGTGGGCGCTCGCTCGCACACTCGCTCGTGGTTCTCGTCCCAGTGCTGCTCCTCGTGGGGACAATCTTGGTTCACCTCGAACGGCGGCCGCTGTGGCCGATCCTCAGTGTCGGCACGCTCTCACACGTACTCGGCGACTCCTATCGACTCGTTCTCACACAGCAGTGGACGGAGCTTCGATTCCTCCTCTGGCCCGTGTTCCCCGCAATCAACTATCCGAACGACGGAATACCGCCGTGGGTACGACTGCTCAACCACGGCTTCGGTCTCGGGATGCGAGTTCAGTTCTCGCTTGCTATCGTGGCGGTGGCAGTCTGGGCGTGGAGTCGGCACCAGCATCCGGTCAAGCGGTAG
- a CDS encoding ABC transporter permease, with protein MGYRRVLSFGWARRDTLAVVVIALTVSFLVGAAVLGVALGDQTTTIAAEYETSYGIYETPQDSSSSTALTLTLAETTLDGQQVPVVGIPRDASALTVRGETISLPTPERGALAAAAYQGPESRLQSDASGETVSIRSRQSNSFIPDSWYVTDPATAASFDHATQVTIRSVDGRAATPLLSALEFFVRGAGELVRLLRLATVAAGILVAVTIYSVVQITVRERRPDIAVLRSTGATPRQVLQLFALRAVTLTAVGTAVGYGFGLILVRVVVNAAIYGGLPTSLSAQISQPVLSVLVPAVVLFLVVGGLSGLLAAYKGATQEPAALAKPARQTADADTSRFAGLLETCSSFLKTRLLGWEALVPTASTLTVFMCALLLLTAVAGAVGPASDTDGQTITQPDAPHPIASNVPVVYADALRSQEAAASPEILLFEVYEGDPIVARGVNFSAYRELSGVQITEGSAPNQRYEAVIGADLARSSDLSPGETVVIGGSTTASVARFNITGTFTGTGIQDDQLLVSIPAAREMGNIRDDSVHFVRTRGLDRETAATSTLVATSARLRNVNNRTGVSVAVTNLGLSEATREFEIKLGSTVRKRSVTVGSQQSTRVFVPFDETPSGTHTLAVGEITKNVSVGGPNGESDNLSGLSISAPRTAPTNSTPAVRVSHGDTPVANATISLGAQTVTTNDRGLARLALNSTGNATLVATSNGERETTTVTVRDDAVRALTLDATVSPDAPSIFTRPKATVRAWNPWAETVQSSLRVTGPSVEKKRPVTVESGETATVRARLPRRPAGSYTVEATTTAGQRVTATYTVQGDDRLGAALAQSGRYTGGGGITQAIQVAFGNIEVLVLAVVALLSVMTVGSTTAAFTRAVHTTKREIGIRRATGASPWAILTDVIVDTLKIGTTATVLAGVIAFGVVSGLLSVGELRVFGVVLEPVITPTAVVAALVGGVALAVISATLATAGMVRKMPASLLVDRHIPVPEGSGERRDA; from the coding sequence ATGGGATACCGTCGAGTTCTGTCGTTCGGATGGGCACGACGAGATACACTCGCCGTCGTGGTCATCGCACTCACGGTCTCGTTTCTCGTCGGTGCGGCCGTTCTCGGCGTGGCACTCGGCGATCAGACGACGACCATCGCGGCCGAGTACGAGACATCCTACGGGATATACGAGACACCCCAAGACAGCAGTTCATCGACAGCGCTCACGTTGACGCTCGCTGAGACGACGCTCGACGGCCAACAAGTCCCGGTCGTCGGGATTCCGCGTGATGCTTCCGCTCTCACTGTTCGAGGAGAGACGATTTCGCTCCCGACGCCTGAACGCGGGGCGCTCGCTGCGGCGGCGTATCAGGGGCCTGAATCACGACTACAGTCGGATGCGAGCGGAGAGACCGTCAGTATTCGATCCCGCCAATCGAACTCGTTCATTCCCGATTCGTGGTACGTCACCGACCCAGCGACTGCCGCCTCGTTCGACCACGCCACCCAAGTCACGATTCGATCAGTTGACGGACGCGCTGCCACGCCGCTGCTCTCCGCCTTGGAGTTCTTCGTCCGCGGCGCGGGCGAACTCGTTCGACTGCTCAGGCTGGCGACGGTAGCGGCGGGCATCCTCGTTGCGGTGACCATCTACAGCGTCGTTCAGATCACCGTTCGGGAACGCAGACCAGATATCGCCGTACTGCGCTCGACCGGTGCGACGCCGCGGCAGGTCCTCCAACTCTTCGCGCTTCGAGCGGTCACGCTCACGGCGGTCGGGACCGCCGTCGGATACGGCTTCGGTCTCATCCTCGTTCGTGTCGTCGTCAACGCCGCGATATACGGCGGGCTACCGACATCGCTGAGTGCACAGATATCTCAACCGGTACTCTCGGTACTCGTTCCCGCCGTTGTGTTATTCCTCGTCGTTGGGGGTCTGTCCGGCCTCCTTGCGGCATACAAAGGCGCGACACAGGAACCGGCCGCACTCGCCAAACCAGCACGGCAAACCGCAGACGCTGACACCAGCCGATTCGCTGGATTGCTGGAAACGTGCAGCAGCTTCCTCAAAACGCGGCTACTCGGATGGGAAGCGCTCGTTCCAACCGCCTCGACGCTCACAGTGTTCATGTGTGCGCTGTTGCTCTTGACCGCGGTCGCGGGTGCGGTCGGTCCCGCCTCGGACACCGATGGACAGACGATAACGCAACCGGATGCTCCGCATCCGATTGCCAGCAACGTGCCGGTCGTGTACGCCGACGCGCTTCGCTCTCAAGAGGCGGCAGCCAGCCCGGAGATTCTCCTGTTCGAGGTGTACGAGGGCGATCCGATTGTCGCACGAGGCGTCAACTTCTCCGCATACCGGGAGCTATCCGGCGTCCAAATCACGGAGGGGTCCGCACCCAACCAGCGGTACGAGGCTGTCATCGGGGCTGATCTCGCTCGTTCGAGCGACCTATCGCCGGGAGAAACAGTCGTCATCGGCGGTAGTACAACCGCCAGCGTCGCACGGTTCAACATCACCGGAACGTTCACTGGAACGGGGATTCAGGACGACCAACTACTCGTCTCGATACCGGCCGCACGAGAGATGGGGAATATCCGCGACGACTCGGTTCACTTCGTCCGGACGCGCGGCCTCGACCGCGAGACCGCAGCAACATCAACGCTTGTTGCGACGAGTGCACGCCTCCGAAACGTGAACAACCGAACCGGCGTGTCCGTCGCCGTGACGAACCTCGGTCTGAGCGAGGCAACTCGGGAGTTCGAGATCAAACTCGGGTCTACCGTCCGCAAAAGATCGGTAACGGTCGGGAGCCAGCAGTCAACGCGCGTGTTCGTTCCGTTCGACGAAACCCCGTCAGGAACGCATACACTCGCAGTCGGCGAAATTACCAAAAACGTCAGTGTCGGCGGGCCGAACGGCGAATCCGACAACCTCTCGGGACTCTCGATCTCCGCACCGCGGACGGCACCGACGAACAGTACACCTGCGGTGAGGGTATCTCACGGAGACACACCAGTGGCAAACGCGACGATTAGTCTCGGCGCACAAACCGTGACAACGAACGACCGCGGACTCGCCAGACTGGCGCTCAACTCGACTGGGAACGCGACGCTCGTCGCCACAAGTAACGGAGAGCGAGAAACCACCACAGTAACCGTCAGAGACGACGCTGTTCGGGCACTGACGCTCGACGCGACGGTCTCACCGGATGCGCCAAGCATCTTCACGCGACCGAAAGCGACCGTACGCGCATGGAATCCGTGGGCAGAGACGGTTCAGTCGTCACTCCGAGTAACCGGGCCGAGCGTCGAAAAGAAACGCCCCGTGACTGTTGAATCGGGTGAGACGGCAACCGTGCGCGCCCGACTGCCGCGGCGGCCAGCCGGGTCGTACACCGTCGAAGCAACGACAACAGCAGGACAGCGCGTCACCGCGACGTACACTGTACAGGGTGATGATCGACTCGGTGCGGCACTCGCACAGAGCGGCAGATACACCGGCGGCGGAGGAATTACGCAGGCGATTCAGGTTGCATTCGGCAATATCGAAGTGCTCGTCCTCGCTGTCGTCGCGCTGCTATCCGTGATGACGGTCGGAAGCACCACCGCCGCATTCACTCGTGCGGTTCACACGACGAAGCGCGAAATCGGGATCCGGCGCGCGACGGGCGCATCGCCGTGGGCGATTCTCACCGACGTGATCGTCGATACGCTCAAAATCGGGACGACCGCGACGGTGCTCGCAGGAGTAATCGCGTTCGGAGTCGTCAGCGGACTCCTCTCGGTGGGGGAACTCCGCGTCTTCGGAGTCGTCCTCGAACCCGTTATCACGCCGACAGCCGTTGTCGCTGCGCTCGTCGGCGGCGTCGCACTCGCGGTCATCAGTGCGACGCTGGCGACAGCGGGGATGGTTCGGAAGATGCCAGCGTCGCTCCTAGTAGACAGACATATACCAGTCCCTGAAGGAAGTGGGGAACGACGCGATGCGTAA